The Vigna angularis cultivar LongXiaoDou No.4 chromosome 9, ASM1680809v1, whole genome shotgun sequence DNA window gattgaaaatataGCTTAATAATCTTTTATGACATTTAACTTCAAACGTACATCATGAATTTTATTAAAGCCTAAGAGTGTCAAAATAgcatttattgtaaaaatatacatatacttACTACAAACAGGTGCAGAACATGGGAACGAGTCAGTTTTGAGTTGTCTTCAAGCATGAGTTCCAACACAGAATCCAACACGTCCTTGCATGCCTTGTCTTCATTTTCTAATGCCCTTAAACGCAATCTTTCTTCTATGAGTCCATCAAAAAACGCAATTAACTTTTCAAGGTAACCATTCATTCTTCTCCGAGCACCCTGTGGATCAAGCATGCGAAAGATTGGAAAAAAGTCAACAACATTAGGCCTTCCAGCTTCTTCCATGATGCCCCAAATGATGTCCTTGAACTCTTGAGACTTGTCAGAATCGTAATGAGCAAAATCCATTGAGAAGAAAGTGTTAGATATGGAATTAAGCACAGTTGTGAAGGAAACCTCACCAATATCCAAGGCTTCACCTTTCTCACATTTTTCCTTGACATAATTCATCAACTCTTTCACCTTACTTTGGCGAATAGCTTCTGTAGAATCAAGCTGCTTAGAAGAGAACACTTTGGCAACACAAGCCCTCCTCAGGATCCTCCATTTTTCTGAAGGTGGAAGCCATGCAATTGAAATTGAGTGATGATCAAGAGCTCGAGCAGCATCTGGGATTGTCCTGTTGGAAAAGATTTGATCTTTTGTTTGCAGTACTTCTCTGGCAAGATGTGGAGAGGAAATGACTATGGTGGTAATGCTACCAAGCTTGAGACTCATTATAGGACCATAAATTTGGGAAAGCTTGGCAAGTTTTTGGTGTGGCAGGTTTCGAAGCTCCAAGATGTTTCCTATGATGGGAAAAGGGTAAGGCCCTGGAGGGTACTTTGAGGTTTTCATCGGTTTGAAGGTTGAGATGAGTACATGAATGGTTACACACAGTATGGTGattagaagaagaagtggaagaaggtaCTCCATTGTTTTGCTTCTCTTGTGTGCACTGGAAAATGATACTGATTCTTAGAGACACCGAgttattcaaaacttaaattcACCTAACAAAATATATACTGAAATACATGTGGAAACGTGTCCTGctatttgacaaaaaaaatgattactGTTCAGAATTCGCTTTACTTTATGAGATTCATTTTATGCAACAATTCCG harbors:
- the LOC128194139 gene encoding cytochrome P450 76T24-like encodes the protein MEYLLPLLLLITILCVTIHVLISTFKPMKTSKYPPGPYPFPIIGNILELRNLPHQKLAKLSQIYGPIMSLKLGSITTIVISSPHLAREVLQTKDQIFSNRTIPDAARALDHHSISIAWLPPSEKWRILRRACVAKVFSSKQLDSTEAIRQSKVKELMNYVKEKCEKGEALDIGEVSFTTVLNSISNTFFSMDFAHYDSDKSQEFKDIIWGIMEEAGRPNVVDFFPIFRMLDPQGARRRMNGYLEKLIAFFDGLIEERLRLRALENEDKACKDVLDSVLELMLEDNSKLTRSHVLHLFVDLFAAGIDTTSSSIEWAMAELLHNPEKLEKVRKEIQTLGKGEQLKESDILKLPYLQAMVKETFRLHPTAPMLVPHKPEVDVEIGSFMVPRSAQILINAWAMGRDSRIWTNPNEFRPERFFESNIDFKGKDFELIPFGAGRRICPGLPLAFRTIHIVLASLLCNYDWKLKDGEKYEKMDMQEKSGLISHKAQPLLIIPIQA